CATGGTTGCTAATATCCATTTCAGCGTCTCGGCGTCTTCAAGCAGTTCAATTTTGGATTGAATATGGACGCTTTGATAGTTCCAAGTGGGCACTTCTTTATGGGTTTTCGCTTTGCTAGGATACCAGTTGGGGCTGATATAGTGTCCAGAATCTTGAAAAATAATTAACCACGCAGTATCTGGTAAGGTGTTCTGATAAATAGGGTTTTTACGACCGAAATGACCGTAAAGATAGCCGTGTTGAGCATTAGAGTTAATATCAGAACCAACACCAACACCAACACCAACACTAGCATCAGGCATAAAGTTATCGTTATGCCAGAAAAGCGGTATATGGCAGGCTTCGATGCCATCTTTGGTTTGAGCAATCAAAGTCGCTAAGGGGTTGGCTGCGATCAATCCAATGATGTTTTCTAGGTTTTCTTCGGCAAAAATAGCAGGAGTATGCATGCTGTTCTCAGTTTATATTTGATATAAAATCAGCGACACCACTGCTGCTCACATGGGATACCATCATTGTTACCATCCATTTTGGTATTCGGGCAGTGTTGTACGAAGTAAGTGGCTTCTGCGCATGACGTCATCTGAGAGCAATGCTTTCTGCCATCACAGGTAAAGCTTGATGCTGATGCTGATGCTGACGACGTGAGTACTGGTTTTACTGCCGAGACTGATGTTGACGTTGCATCTGAGTCGACGTACGTTGGAGGTATATCATCCAGATCAGTTGAGGTAAAAGCAGCGTCAACTGGAGTATCAGTCGCAACGTCAGCAATAGGGTTATTGGTCGTGTTTTTAGGTTGCAGCATCTTATAACCCAAAAGTGCTAAAACCAGTAATAATACAAAGATCAATATCTTTTGAGTCACGGTTTACCACCTAATCATGGTCGCTATGAATTAAGGAAAGCTACCAATGCATAACCACTATTCATTCATCAATGGCGGATTTTTGATGATTAACAAACAGCCATTGATGGATTGATAGTCTATTTTTATTTCAAAAATAATTGATAACCAATATTGTCATTGAGCATGGTGCAATCATAGCCGATATCGAGTAACGCGTCTTGTAATTGACGAGAGTTACCCTCAGACGCTTGCAAACCGACCAATACGCGACCTTCGGCGGCACCATGATTGCGATAATGAAACAAAGTGATATTAAAGTCATCACCCAGTTTTTCTAAAAACTTCAGCAATGCCCCTGGACGTTCAGGGAAAACCACACTTAGTAATTGCTCGTTTGCGACATGCGCATGACCACCAATCAAATGGCGGATATGTGATTTGGCAATATCATCATCGGTCAAATCATGAGCTGTATAGCCATCAGCTGCCAATTGAGTACGAATGGTTTTACGCTCTTTGTCGCCTTCTTTTAGCGCTATACCGACAAATATTGATGCAGGTTCCATAGAGTCAGGTGATTTTTTACTATCGGCGCGATAATTAAACTCAGTAATATTGCGTCCATGTAAGCTACGACAGAAATTTAAGAAAGCGCCTGTCTGCTCAGGAATCGTCACACCAAAGATGGCTTCTTTTTTCTCACCAATCTCAGTACGCTCAGCGATATAACGTAGGCGGTCAAAGTTCATATTGGCACCGCAAATGATGCCAACGCAGTTTTTACCTTGCAGATTATGGGCTTCGATATATTTTTTCATACCAGCAACGGGTAACGCGCCCGCAGGCTCAACGATACTGCGATTTTCTTCAAAGATATCTTTAACCGCCGCGCATACTTCGTCATTGGTACAAGTCACCACTTCAGGCTCGACTAAAGGACCTGATTTATCACTCTTTTGCATGCGGACAATTTCAAATGGCAATTCGCCGATTTGAGCAACTGCCACGCCATCGACGAACAGTCCAACTTGCTCAAGCTTAACGCGCTCATTGGCTTCAAGCGCCGCTTTAAGAGAAGCTGATTGCTCTGCTTCCACCGCAATCACTTTGACATGCGGCGCAACTTCACCTAAGAATGCCGCGACACCTGAGATGAGACCACCACCACCAACCGCAACAAACACATAATCCATGTTGCGCCATTGCTGAGTTAGCTCAAGACCAATGGTACCTTGTCCGGCAATGACCAACTCATCATCGTAAGGGGGGATAAAGGTCAGACCTTCTGTTTCAGCGCGATTGATTGCGTAACGGTTGGCTTCATCGAAGCTATCACCATACAAATCGACATTACCGCCCAGTGCTTTAACGGCATCGACTTTAATGTCAGGTGTGGTGGTCGGCATCACGATGATATTGTTTAGGGCAAGTTTACGCGCAGAATAAGCAACGCCTTGGGCATGATTACCTGCTGAGGCGCAAATGACGCCGCGTACTTTTTGCTCATCACTTAATTGACTAATTCGATTATAGGCACCACGCAATTTAAAGGATTTGACCGGTTGCAAGTCTTCGCGTTTAAAACGAATGTCATTAGCAAAACGTTGGGTCAGCTTGGGCGCCGCTTCAAGTGGTGTTTGAATTGCCACGTCATAGACGGTGGCTTGCAAGATGGCTCGTACCCAATGTGACAGCATAATGATCCCTAATAAAAAGTGTGGATGAATAGAAAATTAAATAGATTAGCCTATGCTGATTTTAACGGTCTTGCAAGACCCTATTGCAGTTTTTGCAGCGATTTCAATTTTTGATGAAATATAGGGTGGTTTTATCTCAATATTTTTTAAATAAAATATTGAATTGTTTCCATATGTCTGTATTATTGGACATATGGAAATAATAAATGCTATCGCAAGCTTTGCTGCGCTCTCTCAAGATACTCGTCTAAAAGCTTTTAGGTTGCTTGTCAGCCAAGAGCCCGTTGGTCTGCCAGCAGGTGAAA
This region of Psychrobacter sp. JCM 18902 genomic DNA includes:
- a CDS encoding FMN-binding negative transcriptional regulator, with translation MHTPAIFAEENLENIIGLIAANPLATLIAQTKDGIEACHIPLFWHNDNFMPDASVGVGVGVGSDINSNAQHGYLYGHFGRKNPIYQNTLPDTAWLIIFQDSGHYISPNWYPSKAKTHKEVPTWNYQSVHIQSKIELLEDAETLKWILATMTAQQEVLSDNPWSLDEAPATYIDAMCRGIIGFKLPIDSIQAQFKLSQNKTVENITGVINGLAQLKTNDAAEMAMKVANQNNG
- the ilvA gene encoding threonine ammonia-lyase, biosynthetic is translated as MLSHWVRAILQATVYDVAIQTPLEAAPKLTQRFANDIRFKREDLQPVKSFKLRGAYNRISQLSDEQKVRGVICASAGNHAQGVAYSARKLALNNIIVMPTTTPDIKVDAVKALGGNVDLYGDSFDEANRYAINRAETEGLTFIPPYDDELVIAGQGTIGLELTQQWRNMDYVFVAVGGGGLISGVAAFLGEVAPHVKVIAVEAEQSASLKAALEANERVKLEQVGLFVDGVAVAQIGELPFEIVRMQKSDKSGPLVEPEVVTCTNDEVCAAVKDIFEENRSIVEPAGALPVAGMKKYIEAHNLQGKNCVGIICGANMNFDRLRYIAERTEIGEKKEAIFGVTIPEQTGAFLNFCRSLHGRNITEFNYRADSKKSPDSMEPASIFVGIALKEGDKERKTIRTQLAADGYTAHDLTDDDIAKSHIRHLIGGHAHVANEQLLSVVFPERPGALLKFLEKLGDDFNITLFHYRNHGAAEGRVLVGLQASEGNSRQLQDALLDIGYDCTMLNDNIGYQLFLK